A genomic stretch from Arachis stenosperma cultivar V10309 chromosome 3, arast.V10309.gnm1.PFL2, whole genome shotgun sequence includes:
- the LOC130966163 gene encoding uncharacterized protein LOC130966163 — protein sequence MKYDGTKDPQEHLTAFEARMNLEGATDAVRCRAFPVTLSGPAIKWFNALPNESISSFRDISRRFMAQFTTRITKAKHPISLLGVTQRHDESTRKYLDRFNDECLTIDGLTDSVASLCLTNGLMNKDFRKHLTTKPVWSMHEIQNVAKDYINDEEVSQVIAANKRIGKFSNYTPLTAPITEIYHQIADRGIIPKARQLKERTGGNKTLYCDYHRGYGHRTQDCFDLKDALEQAIRDGKLPEFAKIIREPRRAERDKSAEREGRNPRTQRQPPKESLEDDPTIIVNVITGKDISGKSKSMLKKDLKVLAVRNQAPSTTPDQTINFLPEDCQHGTSAEYAPFVISARIGMGLVRRILVDTGADSNILFRGAFDKLRLRNENLQTYRNGVTGLGDNFLKLDGSITLPLTIGTGDQRKTILSEFVVLKDSTAYNVILGRKTINDFSAIIFTKYLLMKFIADDGSKATIHGDREVPAECDNTSLALRKKSRDAAGIFLADLDTRQDGQPRPESEGDMEKLQIGRTKDKYTFINRNLPYNFKENLSQFLKQNRDLFAFTPADMPGIDPDLMSH from the exons ATGAAATACGACGGAACCAAAGACCCCCAGGAACACCTAACAGCCTTCGAAGCCAGAATGAACCTAGAAGGCGCCACCGACGCCGTCCGATGCAGAGCCTTCCCGGTGACCTTGTCCGGACCAGCAATCAAATGGTTCAATGCCCTCCCCAATGAATCCATAAGCAGCTTTCGCGACATATCGCGAAGGTTCATGGCCCAATTCACCACCAGAATCACCAAAGCCAAACACCCCATCAGCTTATTAGGGGTCACACAAAGGCATGATGAATCCACAAGAAAGTATCTCGACCGATTCAACGACGAATGCCTAACAATCGACGGGCTCACAGACTCGGTCGCAAGTCTCTGCCTTACGAACGGACTCATGAACAAAGACTTCCGCAAACACCTTACCACCAAACCAGTATGGTCCATGCACGAGATCCAAAACGTCGCCAAAGATTATATAAACGACGAAGAGGTCAGCCAGGTCATCGCCGCCAACAAACG GATCGGCAAATTCTCTAATTACACACCTCTAACGGCCCCAATTACCGAGATATACCACCAGATAGCAGATCGAGGCATCATCCCAAAAGCCAGGCAACTCAAAGAAAGAACAGGCGGCAACAAAACCCTTTACTGCGACTACCACCGAGGTTACGGGCACAGGACACAAGACTGTTTCGACCTCAAAGACGCACTCGAACAAGCCATAAGAGACGGCAAGCTCCCAGAGTTCGCCAAAATCATCAGAGAACCAAGACGCGCAGAAAGGGACAAGTCAGCTGAAAGAGAAGGACGCAACCCGAGAACACAAAGACAACCTCCCAAGGAAAGCCTAGAAGACGACCCAACCATAATAGTAAACGTTATCACAGGCAAAGACATATCAGGCAAATCAAAATCGATGTTAAAAAAGGACCTCAAGGTCTTGGCCGTCAGAAATCAAGCCCCATCTACCACTCCCGACCAAACGATAAACTTCCTACCCGAGGACTGCCAACACGGCACCTCGGCCGAATATGCACCCTTTGTCATCTCGGCAAGAATCGGAATGGGACTAGTTCGACGGATACTGGTGGACACCGGTGCAGACTCCAACATCCTCTTCCGAGGAGCTTTTGACAAGCTCAGACTCCGCAACGAAAATCTCCAAACATACCGCAATGGCGTTACAGGACTTGGAGACAACTTCCTCAAACTAGACGGCTCTATAACCCTACCTCTCACCATAGGGACAGGCGACCAAAGGAAGACAATTCTGTCCGAATTTGTGGTCCTTAAAGATTCCACCGCCTACAACGTCATCCTTGGAAGGAAAACGATCAATGACTTCTCCGCCATCATTTTTACCAAATATCTCCTTATGAAATTCATAGCGGACGACGGCTCCAAAGCCACTATTCACGGAGACCGCGAGGTCCCAGCAGAATGTGACAACACCAGTCTAGCTTTGCGAAAGAAGTCTCGCGACGCGGCTGGGATATTCCTAGCCGACTTGGACACACGACAAGACGGCCAGCCCAGACCAGAATCAGAAGGTGACATGGAAAAACTACAAATAGGACGAACCAAAGACAAATACACTTTTATCAACAGGAACCTCCCATACAACTTTAAAGAAAACCTTTCTCAATTTCTGAAACAAAACAGAGACCTATTCGCTTTCACACCAGCCGACATGCCCGGGATAGACCCCGACCTAATGTCCCACTGA